From the genome of Mycoplasma anserisalpingitidis, one region includes:
- a CDS encoding putative immunoglobulin-blocking virulence protein, with product MRKITKKKLFYLGMSAIAFVGVSSVLTMGIHSHNPKNNVNKKFDTLGERLEGSDSSLKDDVLTSDKNLSNRDNNLPKLEKPGTNNEEHENENNKTIIKFLLNDESKTQIGETIELTEEEFESFNLNLNVPEGYELLNKNIEIEKNSENLIFIKEIVKDLIYKTTLRFTFDEKIISSEVVTTKNDEKIILSRYIPSGYKLENENFEVIINQVNEINLVKIVENQPEKTEEEKPKEIKTILKYFYEVNLIKEIEISSNIDAKINAGQYLPYGYELVESSIDVIIGQTNSIQVQPIPVEPTEPTVPENPESENEIFDDTLIKEEMITTKLIYKDNQSKEVVLEKTIETKKGELISVSSYLPEGYELVEPNQLAIPGIDNEILVVKIQKETIKALDTIIKFNYNNKTIESKTFKLLENSEHTIKDINYVPLNYHLVDETIKIEVGQENIINVEPDKEEIRLVTTTLIYHDNNIEILRKDIVKPEGETIDYKEHLPEGYEFVNKNYSIIYGKENKIEIQPKKKLVTTTLVFKEGDKVISEKTIKGNDDEVIIASNYLPNNYTLVDSNVSVITGQTNEISIKKVEEIHQTVSTKLIFILDGSEIGYKSISSLDNAVINVNSYVPIGYKAKNTEQVIKVGETNKVEIIQSTIVNQNSPMGMIMINWITEDGTILDPFQRFERSGDEIPVIQYIPNGYEAFDSNEARKVVIANTDKNVAFVKIKKKQEVVILPTPEVQPVTPEEPEKTEEVENTPAPTPKPEPTPKPEDSNSNSEKIIKDKTNIAGKPIDPNSVNVPDVENPDWKKYENLDKNKITSETIKGTKELVNTLYTAIGKDGLNDEKALRDALSKQGVPSNIIENWVEYTKNYRTKYQEPGRDFLLHLRLWMENVKKDIDKYAEKGMVPNLDFLNRLYRNESGGKTTWYVEEGGGWTYPNPLDSPVIKKIVDQNSTRRVMNYDTWYSRDPKSIQEGNFPGWSKNDISSSYSSSLSGSSKIYSYTKDGKTLNVLEVDVRNSESYRNFKSDIEKLQGQLSGGINGIVIRNIGGFGAPSDLKDVFRSLPSTIQKLTLFFEGKDTSSLIALKDKNIREIELYTSQNGILGLDKDWAINPNALKGVDFVPYDYNNDIDPNKVADDALRTTSITFQVLKFDAEDNITTINEGLRIAFQDKYDLRVFQGYWGEGSWITHLDFSNVKEIRSLKDMELYGRVFYDLTLFNPDNKFEIKTSDLARTQFSALIVKHPSDYGKLHFKNENNSTVNVNTLYISGNASNLEQGWGTQLAAVISAGRNIFKEIVVDDPNMVSLVSSFNTYGWSIKVK from the coding sequence ATGAGAAAAATAACTAAGAAAAAACTATTTTATCTAGGAATGTCTGCAATTGCATTTGTTGGTGTTTCTAGTGTTTTAACTATGGGAATTCACTCTCATAATCCTAAAAATAACGTTAATAAAAAGTTTGATACTTTAGGTGAAAGGTTGGAAGGTAGCGATTCATCATTAAAAGATGATGTTTTAACTAGCGATAAAAATCTTTCAAATAGAGATAATAACTTACCTAAATTAGAAAAACCAGGTACGAATAATGAAGAACATGAAAATGAAAATAATAAAACTATTATTAAGTTTTTATTAAATGATGAGAGTAAAACACAAATTGGTGAAACTATAGAACTTACCGAGGAAGAATTTGAGTCATTTAACTTAAACTTAAACGTTCCTGAGGGTTATGAATTATTGAATAAAAATATAGAAATAGAAAAAAATAGCGAAAATTTAATTTTTATTAAAGAAATCGTAAAAGATTTAATTTACAAAACTACTTTAAGATTCACATTTGATGAAAAAATCATTTCAAGTGAAGTTGTAACAACAAAAAATGATGAAAAAATAATTCTTTCAAGATATATTCCTAGTGGTTATAAACTTGAAAACGAAAACTTTGAAGTTATTATTAATCAAGTAAATGAAATAAATTTAGTTAAGATAGTTGAAAATCAACCAGAAAAAACCGAAGAAGAAAAACCCAAAGAAATCAAAACAATTCTAAAATACTTTTATGAAGTTAATTTAATTAAAGAAATTGAAATTAGTTCAAATATTGATGCAAAAATTAATGCTGGACAGTATTTACCTTATGGTTATGAATTGGTTGAAAGTTCAATTGATGTTATAATTGGTCAAACTAATTCAATTCAAGTGCAACCTATACCTGTTGAACCAACTGAACCAACTGTTCCAGAAAATCCTGAGAGTGAAAACGAAATTTTTGATGATACTCTTATTAAAGAAGAAATGATTACAACTAAATTAATTTACAAAGATAATCAATCTAAAGAAGTAGTTTTAGAAAAAACTATCGAAACTAAAAAAGGTGAATTAATTTCAGTTAGTTCTTATTTACCAGAAGGATACGAGTTAGTTGAACCTAATCAGTTAGCTATTCCTGGAATTGACAATGAAATTCTAGTAGTTAAAATTCAAAAGGAAACTATTAAAGCACTTGATACAATAATTAAATTTAATTACAACAATAAAACTATTGAAAGTAAAACATTTAAGCTTTTAGAAAATTCTGAGCATACAATTAAAGATATTAATTATGTACCTCTTAATTACCATTTAGTTGATGAAACTATCAAAATTGAAGTAGGACAAGAAAATATCATTAATGTTGAACCAGATAAAGAAGAAATTAGATTAGTAACTACTACATTAATTTATCATGATAATAATATTGAAATATTAAGAAAAGATATTGTAAAACCTGAAGGTGAAACAATTGATTATAAAGAACATCTTCCTGAAGGATATGAATTTGTAAATAAAAATTATTCAATTATTTATGGTAAGGAAAATAAAATCGAAATCCAACCTAAGAAAAAATTAGTTACAACTACTTTAGTTTTCAAAGAAGGTGATAAAGTTATAAGTGAAAAAACTATTAAAGGTAACGATGATGAAGTGATTATAGCTTCAAATTATTTACCAAATAATTACACTTTAGTTGATTCAAATGTTTCTGTCATTACTGGACAAACAAACGAAATTAGCATTAAAAAAGTAGAAGAAATTCATCAAACAGTTTCAACTAAATTAATTTTTATTTTAGATGGAAGTGAAATTGGTTATAAATCAATTAGTTCATTAGATAATGCTGTTATTAATGTTAATAGTTATGTTCCGATTGGGTATAAGGCTAAAAATACTGAACAAGTGATCAAAGTAGGAGAAACCAATAAAGTTGAAATTATTCAAAGTACAATAGTTAATCAAAATTCTCCTATGGGAATGATAATGATTAATTGAATAACTGAAGATGGAACTATATTAGATCCTTTTCAAAGATTTGAAAGAAGTGGTGACGAGATACCTGTAATACAATATATTCCTAATGGGTACGAAGCTTTTGATAGTAATGAAGCTAGAAAAGTAGTCATTGCAAATACAGATAAAAATGTTGCATTTGTTAAAATTAAGAAAAAACAAGAAGTTGTAATTTTACCTACACCAGAAGTTCAACCAGTAACTCCCGAAGAACCGGAGAAAACTGAGGAAGTTGAAAATACTCCTGCACCAACACCTAAACCAGAACCTACTCCAAAACCCGAAGATAGCAATTCTAATAGTGAAAAAATTATTAAAGACAAAACAAATATAGCCGGTAAACCTATTGATCCTAATTCTGTAAATGTGCCGGACGTCGAAAATCCTGATTGAAAAAAATATGAGAATTTAGATAAAAATAAAATTACTTCAGAAACAATAAAAGGTACTAAAGAATTAGTTAATACCTTATATACCGCAATAGGTAAAGACGGATTAAATGATGAAAAAGCTCTTAGAGATGCATTGAGTAAGCAAGGTGTTCCATCTAATATTATTGAAAATTGAGTTGAATATACTAAAAATTACAGAACAAAATATCAAGAACCAGGAAGAGATTTCTTACTTCACTTAAGACTTTGAATGGAAAATGTTAAAAAAGATATTGATAAATATGCTGAAAAAGGAATGGTTCCAAATTTAGATTTCTTGAATAGATTATATAGAAATGAATCGGGAGGAAAAACAACTTGATATGTTGAAGAAGGTGGCGGTTGAACATATCCAAATCCGCTTGACAGTCCAGTAATTAAGAAAATTGTTGATCAAAATAGTACAAGACGTGTTATGAATTATGATACTTGATACTCTAGAGATCCTAAATCAATTCAAGAAGGTAATTTCCCTGGTTGATCTAAAAATGATATCTCTAGTTCATATTCTTCTAGCTTATCAGGAAGCAGCAAGATTTATAGTTATACTAAAGACGGTAAAACACTTAATGTTCTTGAAGTTGATGTTAGAAATTCTGAATCATATAGAAACTTCAAAAGTGATATTGAAAAACTTCAAGGTCAACTTTCAGGTGGAATTAATGGTATTGTAATAAGAAATATTGGTGGTTTTGGCGCTCCTTCAGATCTTAAAGATGTATTTAGAAGTTTACCAAGTACCATCCAAAAACTTACATTATTTTTTGAAGGTAAGGACACTAGTTCACTTATTGCCTTAAAAGATAAAAACATTAGAGAAATTGAATTATACACTTCTCAAAATGGTATTCTTGGTTTAGATAAAGATTGAGCAATTAATCCAAATGCTCTTAAAGGTGTTGATTTTGTACCTTACGATTATAATAATGATATAGATCCAAATAAAGTGGCTGATGATGCTTTAAGAACTACATCTATAACTTTCCAAGTTTTAAAATTTGATGCTGAAGATAATATTACTACAATCAACGAAGGTTTAAGAATTGCTTTCCAAGATAAATACGATTTAAGAGTTTTCCAAGGTTATTGAGGTGAAGGGAGTTGAATCACTCATTTAGATTTTTCAAATGTTAAAGAAATCAGAAGTCTTAAAGATATGGAATTATATGGAAGAGTATTTTATGATTTAACATTATTTAACCCAGATAACAAATTTGAAATAAAAACAAGTGATTTAGCAAGAACTCAATTCAGTGCTTTAATTGTTAAACATCCTAGCGATTATGGAAAATTACACTTTAAAAATGAAAATAATTCAACCGTAAATGTAAATACTTTATATATCTCTGGAAATGCTTCTAATTTAGAACAAGGCTGAGGAACTCAATTAGCTGCTGTTATAAGTGCTGGAAGAAATATCTTTAAGGAAATTGTAGTTGATGATCCTAATATGGTTTCATTAGTTTCGAGTTTTAATACTTACGGCTGATCAATTAAAGTTAAATAA